From the Micropterus dolomieu isolate WLL.071019.BEF.003 ecotype Adirondacks unplaced genomic scaffold, ASM2129224v1 contig_11453, whole genome shotgun sequence genome, the window TATATaaagaggagtcagagagagatcGGGGTTATTCCTCGGCAGACCTCAGAGGCATCGGACTCGGAGCAAGACCATCACCGCACCGGACCAAGAGCGCAAGACAAGAGACGGGGATTTGAGCAGGAAAGAACTAGAGAACACTTCAGAGATTCTTCAGGGGACTCCAAGAGATCGAGCCACAGAGGGTAACCACAACATCCAAACCAACTGAAGAATCATTGGACTCTGAAGATTTTCTCTCACTCAACTGCAacgaagactgaagacttttgaagacaatttgagggctttggacaaagcctcaGGTTTCCACCAGGGTCATCAGCCCAGCAGAAGAGGGAAAGAACTCCTTGGCCAGGACACCTCCTTCcccttcctttctctccaaaaaGAGCTCAGCTATCACaatcaggttttgaattttagagattttatcagtttatttaggttttaatcagttttaagTTGTATGCTTGCTCTTGCTTAATTTTGCAATACAATATATAATGACTGCATTTAAAGTACCAGTAGTAGacattgaatttatttcttcacaaAGGCAGTAATTAATtaggtaaagtgtgtttaacatctttaaggTTCTTATAGGTTGCTCTAGCCAACGACAtattttcctggccactaaACACAATCCTAGCAACTATATCAAGCGCACTGATCAATGAGAAAAGAGCTGTCGTTAACGGGCGTGGCTGGGGTGGTATTTGGCTCTagggctattcagtcaggtgccatttcagagtaagcAGTGTAGGCGTTCGGAAGAAGACAGTTAGAAGCTAGGCGAATCTTTTCGACACCAGCTTAAACTGTCCTCAGTTATACCTAATAGGGTAATACCCATAGGCCTAGAGGATCGGACCCTTTACGACGGAGAGCTGGTCCAGTACCTCCTGAACAGGGGTAACTCGGGATCTAACAATATCAGAGATATTGTAGAAATGTTtaatatcaaaatgtatttattgtcaTTAATAAATGCGGGGCGCCACCGTGGAATCAGAgaccaataaccaaatatgaAATCAGTCTAAAGAATTTGTTCACCTATAAACTGTCAATAATCAATTATTATCATTCAATGATAGGTGAGTTTGAAGAGTGAGTCCGTACACTGGCCGTCACAACCAACTGATGTCACAATATTCAATAACTACAAACAACACttcttacatttatatttattcatttatctgacactttaATCCAAAGCgccttacaattgctatacatgtcagaggtcgcacgcctctgaagcaacaaggggttaagtgtcttgctcagggacacaatggtggatgggtcacagtgggggattgaacccaggtctctcacacaaaagtCATATGCCTTATCCATTACGCCATCACcaactatcaaaatagtcgttagttgcagcccttatTTGTGGTGCCATGTATTTTTTGTAGTTTGTTACAGAGTGAAACCAGATTAAACCAAACTATGTACCTAAAAAATGAGCAGAATCGATGCATTAATGTCTTAATATTGGGTTTTATTTAGATGTAATGGACAGTAGAGGTTCTGCAATCTCTCTGTTGATGCCTGTAGTTAGTGTATATAgtaaatacataatatataaacacatcatAAATTTAATCAGAGGTGAAATAattattcagatcctttacctAAGTCAAAGTACCACACTGTGAATATACtacaataaaagtacaaaacGTACTCAGTTACATACCATTACAGTAGTCAATGCATTTACAGCTGCAAGTGTTTAActgtgttaaatatgttcttATTTATTTGCATAATGAAGGCTCTGGAATTTGACAGACTCAGTCTCAAAACGCAAGATAATTACAGAGTTTACTATTTCAACAGGGAAACACAAGACAGCAACAGTTTAAACAgttagggcccgtgtccaccaaagtgttttttgccaTCTGAAAACACCCAGCAGGAAGCGCTAGCGGACGTTTTGAGGCGTAGCGTTTTTTTCCGACTGTTATGGTACAGCGTTTCCGAGGAAGGAAGTGATGTTGCAAGTAGTTCTACCTGtctttactggatgtaaaaaatgtttcattttcacaaattgaataaacgtttcacaaatctgaaacttaAATCAAACGCACCTAATGTGGCCTACATGCTACCTGAGGGGGGCGCACCGGCAGCGTTACCAGGGCGACCTGCAGGATTACAAGCGCAGTCAATAGTGGCTCTACTTTTATGTCTGACTCACTATTTCACACCTAGGTGTGAAACGGGCTTTGACGCCTTTTTTACTGTCCTTTGTTTGAAAATAACTCCAATTCGGGCTTTTGGAAATTCAGCAGGCCGGGGTCAGGCCTGTAGGGTGGCAAGAGGCCGGAGGCCCAACAAAGTCGTGAGTTACATTTTCGCTCTGTCAGAATTGAGAGCTGCCAACTCTCTCACATTGAGCGTGAGACTCACGcaattgacacttttcacactcCCTCACGCCATACATCAGTTTTCTCACGCATTGGAAAAATGTATGTAACCTATAACTGATAGCGTCGACTCAGCGCGATTatactccacccagctgatgcgacaccgaCGGACGCTGGGACAGGAATCAAGCGAACCTGCTCTCACACAGTTTGTGATCGGCTTACGTAGCTGGTCGAGTTTTGcagtataaaaatgtataatctgaagtacagccttgctctgttggtaatgtgagctgcacagagctgctgaagttgacgtgtgtggatttgtgttttcagttagttttgttttgcacagGTCTCATCTATAGCCTACAGTCCCAAacgggttctgtgtctgtctgattaTAGGCCGGggagattttgaaaaatattgtgaattgttattaaatgatgacgttattcTCATGGAAATCTTTCTGGAGATGCCAGATTGGACAGATATGTGGTATAGATGCAAAAAGTGttcagtccaggagtttctaactgacttaaaatgaattaatttatccttgaggtgaaaaggtgccacacaAAGAggaacttccccaaacaaagacacaaccaAGAGGGAAGACAaaatcatgaaagaaaaagaaatacagaattcTTGGAAGCCAGGCATACACCTACTGAACTATATTCTGGTATATTTTACGTTTTAAATAGTTAcctgctgcctgagttttgtGATTCCGTTGCCATAgccaagataaaatcatttccTCCATAAATCGGTGCAGAAATGTATcaacagaatgcaggaaattaagtgtttaatgcaaAATATTAACGTATTACAGAACTAACCTATAATATTCCCTATATTCTCTAGAATTAAGAAATACagacaaataaagaaatccagTCTCTGGTTTTGACACATAGGCCTAGTATTCTGTAAAAGTGTTTCCTTCTCTCATTTAGTGCAGTAACTCTTTTCTGACTAAGGCAACgacctcaagcgagcgtaaaaactttgtgaaattaaatatgttttttcaaatgtttcctTCAACCTTTTCTAGTGTGATATTTCAAAAGGTGCATATTAAAACCTTGATGGAAACACagcttgtgtgagtgtgttagcTGGAGAACAAGTAACAGTCAGCAGCACACAGAGTAAATAATGTTGAATCCTCATCATGTGTTTTCACTGACAGAAACCCTTTAACCAGCTgagatgaagaaaaacactgaaacagacTTTTCTTAACTCACATACTTTAATAAGAGGAAAGTTCTCTcatcttctgtttttatcttctctctcctcttagGTGAAAAGTCTGACAGCTGAAGTCCAGAATCTCaaacaggagaaacagaggAGTGAGGACGACAAGAAGAAGCTGCTGCATCAGCTGGAGTCCAGGACAAACGAGGTTCATCTttcattgatattgatttgtttCCACAAACCTATTtgcttgtttttagttttaaatctcacagttgctgttttattttatctggtCAGAGGGAAGAGAACAGAAAAGGTGTGCTTAAATACtcaataattgtaataattaataaacaagTTTTAATTGTTGAATTAATTCAACATTCAATTAATTTGCACTATTTGATTTGTCACTTTATGTCATCATGGTACTCCTCTCCCTTGTCTCTGTGCGTTATGAGAATATCCAGCAAGTCGTGAGTCACATTTTcactacgtcagaacttattctgtaaaagtgtttccatctctcaTTTAGTGCAGTAACTCTTTTCTGACAacaaccacctcaagcgagcgtaaaaaatattttttgtgaaattatagaaatctttattttttattttgctttgtcCGTCAACATTTTCTAATGTTATACTTCAGAAGGCACGTAAAAAACTTTGATGGAAACACAGCTCGTGTGTGTGTTAGCTGGAGAACAAGCAACAGTCAGCAGCACACAAAGTAAATAAtcagggcccgtatttatcaaacttctcaaagtgccattttagtcttaagtgctcaGAATTCacgaaatttactcctactttcaaACTGAAGAATTAAAGCAAGTATGAAATTTCTTAAAGCTGAGAGTCACTCTGACTCTCCGGGTTATTTAAGACGGCTCCAGAGGTCTCTCGGgtggttaggagctgccagtagggcttgtgatggcgctgtggagacatGCGCAaatctttcaggagaggaagaatgtttctgaattatttgacgaTGTACAGTTAATTAGACGGGTCAGACAGCGCAGGCATCatctttgtcagcgagttggtgagggacgtcatctcaccactgactttacgcagCAATATGTTTTCAGCTAAACTGACACTTCGCttctttaaaagtaaataatgttGAAAACTTAGTGTCACTTTTggagtgtttgtttttcctcagagctctgacttgatttatgtttatcatcatgaagctctgcagtagctctgagtaactggagaTATGAATTGAGTAGACAggtatttattttccagattattcccCTACAAACGCACACAAATCTTTCATACAACTGACATGACAACTTTTTATAACAGAATCAACTCTGGACAGGTAGTTGTGATATGTCGATATGAAGGGCAGCCCTGCTAATAGtctgttgttttcttcttttaaacaCCAACATGTTTCTTAATCATGAAGAGatcaatattttttacagtatttaacGGCACTTTCCTTCTGCTTTTCCCCGCCTCTGCTctgctttttctctttctttcgttCACCTGTGCATTTTTCTGCACACTGGATGGCCACGCACACTCACGCACTGAGTGAACGCTGTTTGTGCATGAGACCAGTcgtgtgatgacagagatcaAACCATCAACTTAAAACGGCATGTTTGTtggtctacaggtctgaggGACTGTGGTTTCCCTGAGATTGATTAAACTTTTATATTCTCTTTTacaaaagtctggatgtcatatttgACGTGCGCACCCTCGCGAGAGAGGTGAGAGAGTGAGACGCGCCTGTTGTGTGGATTCGCCTGATATTAAAAATCTTGCTTTGTCATGGCTGCCGCAGATTAAGTGGATAATTAACGGCGGGCAAACATCCCTCGGTCCGACAGTCCGTGAGTTTAATCTCCACAGCGtcttcttgtttacagtgtcGTTGGTCAGTAGCGCACAAGACAATAGGCTTCACTAATAGACCAATGAGCAAACATGTGCAGGTAGTACTCATGGGAGTTGGAGTGTCATAGTGTCACATTGCAATTCGTTCGTTATTTCAGTCTTTTGACAAGACTACAATTTTTCAACACGCCAAAGGGGCTAGTGGGAGTGACTGTGTTACCCGTCATGGCCGAAATCCACCCGCATTTGGGGGTTGTTAATGTTAAACCCTGATTATGTCACTTACAGCTTCACTCATTGTCACACGTTTCATCGTCTTCCCAACAGCACCCCCTGTAATCTGACAGATGGTTCATGCAAATAGCGGCTTCACAGGAGTAGAAGGTGCATTTGATTGCGCTCTTATAAAGATCAActttctttaatttattaatttgtattattatcttgaaaattctttattgttaaatgtgtgttgaatataaactcctctcaGGATTTTCACCTTTCAACGTGAATTTATGTGAGAATATTCTCCAATAAGGAAAtctcttcagtgattggtccttggctacatCTTCATCCAAAATtctgtttgcggcacagcaagGTGTCGTGAATCATCACTGAGACTGATACTTAAGATTTaatcctacacttcactcaaattaggactgagatgcttgataactaacttttaaatgcagctttgagccaagaaagtttttactcttaagtcagttcttagcagcgTTTTTATGAGTAAATCTGAGAAGGTTGATAAATACGAACCCTGGAATCCTCATCATGTGTTTTCACTGACAGAAACCCTTTATCCAGCTGatatgaagaaaaacactgagaCAGACTTTTCTTAACTCACATACTTTAAAAAGTTCTCTGATCTTCTGTCTTtatcttctctctcctcttagGTGGAACGTCTGACAGCTGATGTCCAGAAGCTCCaacaggagaagcagaggagtgAGAACGAGCTGAAAAACAAGCTAGAGACTGAGAAAAAAGAGGTTCATCTttcattgatattgatttgtttctacaaacctttgtttgtttttagtttaaatCTCACagttgctgttttattttatctggtCAGAGGGAAGAGAACAGAAAAGGTGTGCTTAAATAGTCAATAATtgttataattaataaacaagttttaattgtttattaattcAACATTCATTTGCACAATTTTATTTGTCACTTTATGTCGTCATGGTACTCCCCTCCCTTGTCTCTGTATGTTATGAGAATATCCAGCAAAGTTGTGAGTTACATTTTcactacgtcagaacttattctgtaaaagtgtttccatctctcaTTTAGTGCAGCAACTCTTTTCTGACAacaaccacctcaagcgagcgtaaaaatttttttgcgaaattaagttttttcagattttgctgtgtccatcaaccttttctaatgtgaTACTTTACAAGGCAGATATAAAAACCTTGATGGAAACAcagctcgtgtgtgtgtgttagctggAGAACAAGCAACAGTCAGCAGCACACAAAGTAAATAATGTTGAATCCTCATCATGTGTTTTCACTGACAGAAACCCTTTAACCAGCTGatatgaagaaaaacactgagaagagagaaaagttCTCTCATCTTCTGTCTTtatcttctctctcctcttagGTGGAAAGTCTGACAGCTGAAGTCCAGAAGCTCCaacaggagaagcagaggagtgAGAAGGAGCTGAAAAATCAGCTGGATACCAGGACAAACGAGGTTCATCTttcattgatattgatttgtttCCACAAacctatttgtttgtttttagttttaaatctCACAACTTCACTttaatttttctgtatttatttaaacatctCTCTACACCGTCTTCTAAGATGAGAGAAAAACATCCACTGcttcattttacttttagtttatTAACGTggtaaacaacaaaaataacagaaacagttATAACCTGTGAATTACTCTTACATCAAACAAGATGTGTCAGGGTGGGTTTGCTGGGGCGATGGGGtctggacccaaacacagatGAAACAGTCAGACTGATGCTGTTTAATGATTTATTGCAAATATTAGCTGACATGCATGAAGGTGGCAACTCTGAGGAGTTAATGGAAAGAACATGTCCTGATAGAGAGCAGTCCTGCAGAGGGCTCGGGAGGAAAGTTTGAAGAGAGGGACTGAAGAGCAAACTGTCACAAGATGTGAAGCCTTTGATCCCTCACATATACAAAAAAACTTCTGGTTATCTCGGGCTTATTCTTCACAACACTGATATGCTTATGCTTTCAGTTACTAGTGACTTCATTTACACCAGATCAAccaacagaaaataataataataataattgtctccctgactgactgactgccaGGTGTTCATGAAAACTCTCATCAAGACAGCTCAGACATCATTCTGAATCAGTTTTACTTGTTGTTATTTCAATAAAAGTCTGTAATTATAACCAGAGAAGCAGTATCAGAGTAAAAGTACTCAGTGCAGTAAAGTGTCCCCACTGACTGTTTTGCTATTAATTGCAAAGTGTaccattttctttccttttaaatatatatttttatattataaggtatagtttaaaatttaaaattaaattccttTGAATGCCTAAACGTCATTCACAAACTATACTATCCTACACATTGACGTTCTTTACGTTTAGAGTCTGTTTGAGGTCAAAGTCCCTGTTGGACTTTCTCTTATAATAAATGTGATAAAACCAAATTAGAGAAATTCAAACAGACTTATTTGGGTTTTAGGAGGAGCTGCTGAAACATGCTTCCATCATTCACAGATAAAGAGCAGATCATTGTATTTATTCAGGCTTTACAGCAAAAGTAATGTGTCATTTTCAGTAGACCACTGAAACATGTCATATTTTGAAACAGAAACACCACTGTACTGAGTGTTGCTGGTGTAACAGATCAATCACATTTCCTCTCATGTTAAAATGCTTTACCGTCATTAAACTTTCCCGAGAAGAGTAGCCTTCTGCCAGGGTCAGTGAGGaagcacaggaggagccaccagCGGTTTCATCTGCTCTTTGGACACAACAGTTGCCTGTGTTTTCATATCACTGTAAATGGActtaattttctttttgacagcatCAGTGCTCTGCTGGATGCTGGATCTGCGGGAGTGATCTGTCCGCTCTCTCTTTAATCTCCCCAGTTAAGCGTTATGTGGATTTCTCGATAGAGGTTACAAACACCTCTAAGTCATCTGACTTGAAGTTCTAtgatagttgttgtttctgctccattttcagtttatgtttcatttaaaaaaacaaccaaaaaacagCGATTAAAAGCCGTTTAGCTGGGCGAGATGAGAAAAGTGTCATTGGTTGCTAGGTAGCAGacataaaaattgataaccgatgttggattgagtatttaggattttaAGATAGGATTCTtaaagttagttaggatttgcttctgtaacaccaaattgagaaaaatcCTATCTTAGACCCGTCTTATCTGAACTTAAGACTTCTGTAATACGGCCCAAGATTTGTTCTGATTCTCTGTCAGACTGTCACTTCCTGCAGTAAAACACTGCTGAAAGATCAacatccgtgtgtgtgtgtgtgtgtgtgtgtgtgtgtgtgtgtgtgtaataatgaGCATACAGCATTATTACACCtaataatgttttgtgtgtgttttatttaataaaaggtCTACTCATGAACTAACCTATATTTCTCTGATTGCCTAAAAGTGATtctggtttttattttcttataacATGTTGGATTCATCAGTTAGTAGTGTCCTGGTTGTTCCACCTGAGTAATCCCTCTCCAGTATATTTATAGTCTAAATGTTCTCAGAGTAAACAGATTAAACCTGGGCAAAACTGTGTGCAcattaaaaggtaataaatcacaACCTCCAGCCAATCAGGAATGAGTTTCCATTCAGTCCAGAATATTGTGtacactaaataaaacaaattgtcTCTAATCTTGGGGACCAGAAGAAAGGAAGCTAAAGAAGAAGTGAAGAAGCTAAAGGAGGAGCTGCATGTTTAACCTGAAGTTTTGTTATTAATTGGTATTCAATTATTGTTTCACTTTCTTTTAATGTTCTTCACAAATTATTAATCTGAAATCAAGAGAATTCGAACTACATAAGAGCAAATCAGAGACACCAAATAACTGGCATATAAaaatatgacacacacacacagggatatAAGCAGCATATCAAAAAGCTACTTTGTTGATTATTCTTGAATgattaatctgtgtgtgttgtctccCTGAGCAGGGCGGTACCAGCTCAGCCAGTCAGAGCTCGAAAGGACATGTCATCAAGGTTGAGGTCGTGCAATGGAAAAATTGTATCTGTCTCAAAAACACATCCAGGAAGGtaatggtgtttgtgtgtggatgaACACTGTGTGAGTGATATATGTGTGTACAATACGTATAGCATTGAGTTATCCAAGAGTAAACCAGAATATTCCAAATATCAAAGCTAATGAACTGTTATTTTACCCAGAATGCATTTTCTCAACACAACTGATTTAACTCATGCTGTAACGTTCATTTTTTAGTCTCTTTCTCCAATCTTACCTCTCATGGCCAATTTCCCTCCTGTAGGACCAAGAACTGGGAGGCTGGACGTTAAAAGTACAAATCACTGACAAAGAACCCATCTCATACACATTTGAGAAATCATTCAAACTCAGTCCTGGAAAAACTCTCACTGTGAgtctttatttgtttctcaATTTATGTTGTTGCGTCGTCGTCATTCTTTCTTCAATCGGAAGCAATGGTTCAATTTCTAATTaaactaaaagaaaattatatggaaataataataataaattgtaaCTTTGATTATTTAATGGTTTTAAAAATTCTGCTTGTAAGTCTGTGGTCTTTGCATTTTACAGGTGGGGGGCCCAAATTATAGTAGTTATAATAAAACTGACCTGGTGTGGGAGGACCTGAAGCCCTGGAGCAATGGAGACAAACTGCAGGTCTTCCTCATCAGCAACTCTGGAGAGATCCAACATATCTCAGTTCATAGCGAATGAAAGACAATAATGAGCCCGCTGTCACActatttttatcttaatttacCTTTTTGCTCCTTTTAACTACAAAAATCTCCCCATTTAGCTTCTTTTATCACCAACATGAAAGGACCATGATATAAAGTTACCATCACACCAAAATGCTGAACAGTAAATAGTTCTGTAATCCAGCAAACCTGAAAACACTGAACATTAAACATCAGGAACAGCACGACTCAGATCTTCCTGTGAAAACACATGTTGTAGTGACGTCCAGTGAACACAAGGTCACATCACGTCCGGATCTGGAATCAACAAAATTAGACCTTTTTATTAATGTTGAATCAAACTTTATtaaatttttcttctttatcttcaacaattgaaaacatgttttatctgAAAACTGAATTGCTATAAagacaaatagtaaaataaattaaactctaaATCAAAATGTGAGCTAATGTAACTCAGGAACTTTGAGTATTTTTGCTGGATTgaatatttttgttaaaatgttttatcctTTTACAGTAATTACTGTATGTCACAGTTATCTTCTGGATGGAGTTTCCAGCCCAGTGATTTTATAAATCCTCAGActtgacatttcatttttattttgttgttctcTGTTTTGTAGGAATTCAATGTATATAAGTATGTATAACAATTTGTTcttgtctgctctgagttctgatccttgttttagtctgttctcctgttttctgtttgttcccGTCTAATTTTAAACTTGTGTGTgcaaaattaatacaaaatatgtacaaaatatttttgtcgtatttatttatttgactttaaaatatgtacataaatTATTACCTTGCTTTTTAGTTAAAcagtggcagcagctgcaggaatTGAACATTATTTACAATTGTAAATTGCACCTTTTTAAGGAATGCTGATCATAAATCTCAGTGAATCTAAGAATTCAGAAACCATGTTGAATGTGAGGTTCAcctttacaaagaaaataataataatcacaaagTACACAGATAACAGGTCACCTGGTATACTTTAACACCAGGTTTCTTGGCCAAATATTATTTGATGGCAGGAACAAGAAGAATAATTTGGTTGGTAAATTGACACAGAAAATTAAAGGTAATGTTAAACACTCGCTGACGTCActtcatatttaatattaagTAAATGCAAACAAATCTGATGTGTGAGTCTTTAACTTGATTTAACAGAGCTGAGTATTTGGCACAGAAACATGTAGTTTAGATAGACATAATGATCCGTcatgaaagaaacaaacaacaccaAGAATACAGCAGCAGTCCTGAACCTGTTTGGCTTTTTACCCTTTAAATTGAAGCAAATTCATGTTGTGACCCTGAATAAGCAGCTCAATAAGTTCA encodes:
- the LOC123965833 gene encoding lamin-B1-like, whose protein sequence is MLPEGGAPAALPGRPAGLQAQSIVALLLCLTHYFTPRCETGFDAFFTVLCLKITPIRAFGNSAGRGQACRVARGRRPNKVVKSLTAEVQNLKQEKQRSEDDKKKLLHQLESRTNEVERLTADVQKLQQEKQRSENELKNKLETEKKEVESLTAEVQKLQQEKQRSEKELKNQLDTRTNEGGTSSASQSSKGHVIKVEVVQWKNCICLKNTSRKDQELGGWTLKVQITDKEPISYTFEKSFKLSPGKTLTVGGPNYSSYNKTDLVWEDLKPWSNGDKLQVFLISNSGEIQHISVHSE